The Streptomyces sp. R28 region CGAGGACCCGCACCACCTCGACGTCGCCCCGCAGCAGGGCGGCCCCAAGTACGCCGACTTCCTGGCCTCGCGCCCGCGTGACGCGGAGGACACGGCGATCGCCCAGCTGATCGACCAGGCGAAGCGTCTCCACGCGCGCGTGCACGTACTCCACCTCTCGTCGAGCGACGCGCTGCCGCTGATCGCCGAGGCCAAGCGGGACGGCGTACGGATCACCGTCGAGACCTGCCCGCACTACCTGACCCTGACGGCCGAGGAAGTCCCGGACGGCGCCAGCGAGTTCAAGTGCTGCCCGCCGATCCGTGAGTCCGCCAACCAGGACCTGCTCTGGCAGGCGCTGGCCGACGGCACGATCGACTGCGTGGTGACCGACCACTCGCCGTCCACGGCCGATCTGAAGACGGACGACTTCGCGACCGCCTGGGGCGGTATCTCCGGACTCCAGCTGAGCCTGGCGGCGGTGTGGACCGAGGCCCGCAGGCGCGGGCACGGTCTGGAGGACGTGGTCCGCTGGATGTCCGCGCGGACGGCGCAGCTCGTCGGGCTGGATCAGAAGGGCGCCATCGAGGCGGGCCGCGACGCCGACTTCGCCGTCCTCGCGCCCGACGAGACGTTCACCGTGGACCCGGCCGCCCTCCAGCACCGCAACCGTGTGACGGCGTACGCGGGCAAGACCCTGTACGGCGTCGTGAAGTCCACCTGGCTGCGCGGCGAACGCATCGTGGCCGAGGGCGAGTTCACCGACCCGAAGGGCCACCTGCTCACCCGCGCCCTCTGACCGACTCTCCCGCACCCGCAGCGGCCGATTCCTGAAAGGCACACCTCGTGACGGCGATACCCAGCTTCACTGGCGACGCGAACCCCTACGGAGGCGGCGACCCGTACGCGGACTACCGCACCGCCGACTTCCCCTTCACCCAGTACGCCAACCTCGCCGACCGCCGGCTCGGCGCCGGTGTCGTCGCCGCCAACGACGAGTTCTTCGCCCAGCGCGAGAACCTGCTGGTGCCCGAGCGAGCC contains the following coding sequences:
- the allB gene encoding allantoinase AllB, with the protein product MSDVELVLRSTRVITPEGTRAASVAVSAGKITAVLGYDAEVPAGARLEDLGDDVLLPGLVDTHVHVNDPGRTEWEGFWTATRAAAAGGITTLVDMPLNSLPPTTTVDNLRTKQDVAADKAHIDVGFWGGALPDNVKDLRPLHEAGVFGFKAFLSPSGVDEFPHLDQDRLAQSLAEIASFGGLLIVHAEDPHHLDVAPQQGGPKYADFLASRPRDAEDTAIAQLIDQAKRLHARVHVLHLSSSDALPLIAEAKRDGVRITVETCPHYLTLTAEEVPDGASEFKCCPPIRESANQDLLWQALADGTIDCVVTDHSPSTADLKTDDFATAWGGISGLQLSLAAVWTEARRRGHGLEDVVRWMSARTAQLVGLDQKGAIEAGRDADFAVLAPDETFTVDPAALQHRNRVTAYAGKTLYGVVKSTWLRGERIVAEGEFTDPKGHLLTRAL